From the genome of Desulfovibrio porci, one region includes:
- a CDS encoding NAD(P)-binding protein, which translates to MEEFDIVIVGAGPAGSCLARLAARLPGLRIALVDARALDSTYAGTGRIKSCGGLMAPDAQKAMALMDMALPSRLLVTRSFSRCARWICPADWSGIISAFI; encoded by the coding sequence GTGGAAGAGTTCGATATTGTTATCGTCGGCGCGGGGCCGGCGGGATCGTGCCTGGCCCGTCTTGCCGCCAGGTTGCCGGGGCTGCGCATTGCGCTGGTGGACGCCAGGGCTCTGGACAGCACTTATGCCGGAACCGGCCGGATCAAGAGTTGCGGCGGCCTGATGGCCCCCGATGCGCAGAAGGCCATGGCCCTTATGGACATGGCGCTGCCATCGCGGCTTCTGGTAACCCGCAGCTTTTCGCGGTGCGCACGCTGGATCTGCCCAGCGGACTGGAGCGGAATTATCAGCGCTTTTATCTGA
- a CDS encoding GmrSD restriction endonuclease domain-containing protein, whose protein sequence is MPDTWYDIEPYEEDAESSIREYDITSTPNDFNITTLFNLMDNGVIRIPPFQRNYVWDEKRASKLIESIILGLPIPQIFLYEQGKDNFLIIDGQQRLLSIYFFVKQRFPTDEGRRKLRELLLGKDVINPAVLSEDKYFKNFSLKLPSPVQTEENKYNALKYETLGDAKRTFEFLRTIRSVVIKQNEPDDDSSMYEVFNRLNTGGQNLKPQEIRMSMYFSDFYAVLFDINTLPKWRELIRQKETDINFKDIEILVRSFAMLFWHEEYKAPMTKFLNSFSKAGKKFDPSMNQYLRLLFDSFLASCQNLTSKDFFSTNNKFNISLFESVFVATCLPYFKKKVFINKTIDEDSVQAIKSDKEFIDATQSSIASKNSVTARIQRAKKLIDLY, encoded by the coding sequence ATGCCTGATACATGGTATGATATTGAACCTTATGAAGAAGATGCAGAGAGTAGCATAAGAGAATATGACATAACATCAACACCAAACGATTTTAATATTACAACTCTTTTTAATCTTATGGATAATGGGGTTATTAGGATTCCTCCATTTCAGAGAAATTATGTTTGGGATGAAAAAAGAGCTTCAAAACTCATTGAATCCATTATCCTCGGACTGCCCATTCCACAGATTTTTTTGTATGAACAAGGAAAGGATAATTTTCTCATCATTGATGGGCAACAAAGATTGCTTTCTATTTATTTCTTTGTGAAACAACGGTTCCCAACAGATGAAGGCAGAAGAAAACTAAGAGAATTGTTGCTCGGAAAAGATGTTATTAATCCGGCAGTACTTTCAGAAGATAAATATTTTAAAAACTTCTCCTTGAAATTGCCTTCTCCCGTACAAACTGAAGAGAATAAATATAATGCATTAAAGTATGAAACATTAGGAGATGCAAAGCGTACCTTTGAATTTCTTAGGACTATACGCTCTGTTGTCATTAAGCAAAATGAGCCTGATGATGATTCATCAATGTACGAGGTTTTTAACCGCCTGAATACAGGAGGGCAAAATCTTAAACCTCAAGAAATTAGAATGAGTATGTATTTTTCTGATTTTTATGCTGTTTTATTCGATATTAACACTCTTCCGAAATGGAGAGAACTCATAAGACAGAAAGAAACGGATATCAATTTTAAAGACATAGAAATACTAGTTCGTTCGTTCGCCATGCTCTTCTGGCATGAAGAATATAAAGCTCCAATGACTAAGTTTTTAAATAGCTTTTCAAAAGCTGGTAAAAAGTTTGATCCTTCTATGAACCAATATTTAAGGTTATTATTTGATAGTTTTTTAGCTAGTTGTCAAAATTTAACGTCTAAGGATTTTTTCAGTACTAATAATAAATTTAACATCTCTCTTTTTGAATCTGTTTTTGTTGCCACATGTTTGCCATATTTTAAGAAAAAGGTATTCATCAATAAAACAATTGATGAAGATTCTGTTCAAGCTATTAAGAGTGACAAAGAATTTATTGATGCAACACAATCAAGCATTGCATCAAAGAATAGTGTAACAGCAAGAATTCAAAGAGCTAAAAAGTTAATTGATTTGTACTAG
- a CDS encoding carboxymuconolactone decarboxylase family protein, whose amino-acid sequence MDSRRYETGLEVLRQVDGKGGEAVVESLRNIAPDFSRYLVEFPFGDIYARPGLDLKNREIATVAALTALGNAGPQLRVHIAAALHVGCTREEIVEVIMQMAVYAGFPAALNGLFAARDVFGEHTVPQK is encoded by the coding sequence ATGGATTCTCGGCGTTATGAGACAGGCCTTGAAGTGCTGCGTCAGGTGGACGGAAAGGGTGGTGAAGCTGTGGTGGAAAGTCTGCGGAACATCGCGCCTGACTTTTCCCGTTATCTTGTGGAGTTTCCCTTTGGAGACATTTACGCCCGGCCCGGACTTGATCTGAAAAATCGGGAAATAGCGACGGTGGCGGCGTTGACCGCACTGGGCAATGCGGGACCGCAGCTCAGGGTGCATATCGCGGCCGCCCTGCATGTGGGCTGCACGCGAGAGGAAATTGTGGAGGTCATTATGCAGATGGCCGTTTACGCGGGATTTCCGGCTGCCCTGAACGGTCTGTTCGCCGCGCGTGATGTCTTTGGGGAGCATACCGTGCCACAGAAGTGA
- a CDS encoding Rossmann-fold NAD(P)-binding domain-containing protein, which translates to MRTLDLPSGLERNYQRFYLNLDREAFDRWLFASVGDTVRKFPHTVVKSLHHEAGGYSVVCANGMKLSCRFIVGADGANSVVRRKLFPHVCPARYVAIQERFALASRKPHFAAFFDPEITDYYAWGLPKGGEYLLGAAIPAVAGAGEMFLRFKEKIRPFGYDLQEARSRETTLILRPGGPPGSGVLADGAACLLGEAGGYISPSSAEGFSYAFRTAMLV; encoded by the coding sequence GTGCGCACGCTGGATCTGCCCAGCGGACTGGAGCGGAATTATCAGCGCTTTTATCTGAATCTGGACCGCGAAGCCTTTGACCGCTGGTTATTTGCTTCGGTAGGCGACACGGTACGAAAATTCCCGCATACTGTGGTAAAGAGTCTGCATCATGAAGCTGGAGGGTACAGCGTCGTGTGCGCGAACGGCATGAAACTGAGCTGCCGTTTCATCGTGGGCGCGGACGGGGCCAATTCCGTGGTGCGGCGAAAGCTCTTTCCGCACGTGTGCCCGGCCCGTTATGTCGCCATCCAGGAGCGTTTCGCCCTTGCCTCGCGTAAACCGCATTTCGCGGCTTTTTTCGACCCGGAAATCACGGATTATTACGCTTGGGGCCTGCCCAAGGGAGGGGAATATCTTCTCGGCGCGGCCATCCCGGCGGTAGCGGGCGCGGGGGAAATGTTTCTGCGTTTCAAGGAAAAGATCAGGCCGTTTGGCTATGATCTTCAGGAGGCCCGCAGTCGTGAAACCACGCTGATTCTCCGTCCCGGCGGCCCGCCCGGCTCCGGTGTTCTGGCGGACGGCGCCGCTTGCCTGCTGGGTGAGGCCGGCGGCTATATCAGTCCCAGCTCCGCCGAAGGCTTCAGCTATGCCTTTCGTACAGCCATGCTGGTTTAG
- a CDS encoding bifunctional diguanylate cyclase/phosphodiesterase, translating into MDYTRTDVDLTGLIDALTSRLDYGKSLYDLLPTLAEVLRTYLPLSALVVLRRSKDDFPFSPVAWSSAPNLTEEALCAAFAGQDIFERLRAQQTRPEVMSDTLQTLLSAAGQQKFRCLALPLKGQDGYLLGFAIFGSSPADRPWDAGQRRQMDVFAVLLGLFIAGQAYCSHQAFHNRIFNAAMDRVKVGIYITDPQTDRILYMNQYMKEIFHLEQPEGKICWQVLQNDKIQRCEFCPVSHLSAHPDDLSVYRWEEHNTLTGRFFENYDSLMRWTDGSLVHLQQTIDITDSKRLRHEATIDELTGLLNRRAGLERLTRAVGEAREKGTSLIVALLDINNLKDINDAFGHAEGDAALTLAAHEIGATLQGDDFCCRLSGDEFVTVFHELDRHAAARCLKKVLRNLEVKKEELRLSYELSFCFGCFEVRPDMRLALPAILAKADESMYEQKKQAHIRSAALRLREENLPAAEGSLLCSAAQLYDALCRSTDSYIYVSKVPSGVFHYSKAMVRDFGLPGEIVPNAAAVWGERVHPDDKAAFLESNQIIADGRSDSHCVEYRVKNREGQWVWVRCRGYLERDETGEPTLFAGFITNLGQRNKIDHITGLYNKIKFEEDVTAALQNRPSTPLHLMLLGVDNFTHVNELYNRVFGDEVLRIIAQKLQIILPETASLYRLDGDVFAIVRYGDGDADDALASYNSVAESFRYQQEYDGKKYFCPLSAGYAGYPQDASNHEELLQAALCALASSKKNGRNRITFFNKQLDNNQKRSLDLTELLRESIERQFEGFELFYQPQVTAEGGRLVGAEALARWSCPKYGPVSPVEFIPLMEQSGLIVPFGQWVFKEAMRQCKEWTQWRPDFVISVNLSYLQVISDDMMPFIEATLAKTGLNPGNVVVEFTESCMIRENTLLLEIFKKIRSLGIRIAMDDFGTGYSSLSMLKTSPADTVKIDRVFVRDILNSRFDATFIRFVVALCHDVDIKVCLEGVEKEEELRLVRSMQLDYIQGYFFGRPMPAADFQQRFLSGGA; encoded by the coding sequence ATGGACTATACGCGCACTGATGTCGACCTGACCGGCTTGATCGACGCCCTGACCAGCCGTTTGGACTACGGCAAGTCTTTGTACGACCTTCTGCCGACTCTGGCGGAAGTCCTGCGCACGTATCTGCCCCTCAGTGCTCTGGTCGTGCTGCGTCGGAGCAAGGATGATTTTCCCTTCAGCCCCGTGGCTTGGAGTTCCGCGCCAAACTTGACGGAGGAAGCTCTGTGCGCGGCCTTCGCCGGGCAAGACATCTTTGAACGTCTGCGCGCCCAGCAAACCCGGCCCGAGGTCATGTCGGACACACTGCAAACCCTTCTGTCCGCCGCCGGTCAACAAAAATTTCGGTGCCTTGCCTTGCCGCTGAAAGGGCAGGACGGTTACCTGCTGGGGTTTGCGATTTTCGGCAGTTCGCCTGCCGACAGACCGTGGGATGCCGGACAGCGCCGCCAGATGGACGTGTTCGCTGTGCTGCTGGGGCTCTTCATCGCCGGGCAGGCCTATTGTTCCCACCAGGCTTTTCACAACCGCATATTCAACGCCGCCATGGACCGGGTCAAGGTTGGCATTTACATCACCGACCCGCAGACGGACCGCATCCTCTACATGAACCAGTACATGAAGGAAATCTTTCATCTTGAGCAGCCTGAGGGCAAAATCTGCTGGCAGGTCTTGCAGAACGACAAGATACAGCGTTGCGAATTCTGCCCGGTGAGCCATCTGAGCGCCCACCCCGACGATCTGTCCGTCTATCGTTGGGAGGAGCACAACACGCTGACAGGCCGTTTTTTTGAAAATTATGACAGCCTGATGCGCTGGACCGACGGTTCGCTCGTTCATTTGCAGCAAACCATAGACATTACCGACAGCAAACGTCTGCGGCATGAAGCCACCATTGACGAGCTCACCGGGCTGCTGAACCGCCGAGCCGGTCTGGAAAGACTGACGCGGGCCGTTGGCGAAGCCCGGGAAAAGGGAACGTCGCTTATTGTGGCCCTTCTCGACATCAACAACCTCAAGGATATTAATGACGCGTTCGGGCACGCGGAGGGCGACGCGGCCCTCACTCTGGCGGCGCATGAAATCGGAGCCACTCTGCAGGGCGACGACTTCTGCTGCCGCTTGAGCGGCGATGAATTCGTAACTGTTTTTCATGAACTAGACCGCCACGCGGCGGCGCGTTGCCTGAAAAAGGTGCTGCGCAATCTGGAGGTGAAAAAAGAAGAGCTGCGGCTGTCCTATGAGTTGAGCTTCTGCTTCGGCTGCTTTGAGGTGCGCCCGGATATGCGCCTGGCCCTGCCCGCTATTCTCGCCAAAGCCGACGAAAGCATGTACGAGCAGAAAAAGCAGGCTCATATCAGATCGGCCGCCCTTCGCTTGCGCGAGGAAAACCTGCCCGCCGCGGAAGGCAGTCTACTGTGCAGCGCCGCCCAGCTTTACGACGCGCTCTGCCGCAGCACGGATTCCTATATCTACGTCTCCAAAGTGCCGTCGGGCGTCTTTCACTATTCCAAGGCCATGGTGCGCGATTTCGGCCTGCCGGGCGAAATTGTGCCCAATGCCGCCGCTGTCTGGGGAGAGCGGGTCCATCCGGACGACAAGGCGGCCTTTCTTGAATCCAATCAGATCATCGCCGACGGCAGATCCGACAGCCACTGTGTGGAGTACCGGGTAAAGAACCGCGAGGGGCAATGGGTCTGGGTGCGCTGCCGCGGCTATCTGGAGCGCGACGAAACCGGCGAGCCGACGCTTTTCGCCGGTTTTATCACCAATCTGGGACAGAGAAACAAGATCGACCATATCACCGGTCTGTACAATAAGATAAAATTTGAAGAGGACGTCACCGCCGCGCTGCAAAACCGTCCATCCACGCCGCTGCATCTCATGCTGCTGGGAGTGGATAACTTCACGCATGTAAATGAACTGTACAACAGGGTCTTCGGCGACGAGGTCTTGCGGATCATCGCGCAGAAGCTCCAGATCATTCTGCCTGAAACCGCCTCGCTGTACCGGCTGGACGGCGATGTATTCGCCATTGTCCGCTATGGAGATGGAGATGCGGACGACGCGCTGGCATCCTACAACTCCGTGGCCGAAAGTTTCCGCTATCAGCAGGAATACGACGGCAAGAAATACTTCTGCCCGCTTTCCGCCGGCTATGCAGGCTATCCCCAGGACGCCTCCAATCACGAAGAACTGTTGCAGGCCGCCCTCTGCGCTCTGGCCAGTTCCAAAAAAAACGGGCGCAACCGGATTACTTTTTTCAACAAGCAACTCGACAACAATCAGAAACGCTCCCTGGATCTCACGGAACTGCTGCGTGAAAGTATTGAACGTCAGTTCGAAGGCTTTGAGCTTTTCTACCAGCCCCAAGTGACCGCGGAAGGCGGCCGACTGGTAGGCGCCGAGGCTCTGGCACGCTGGAGCTGCCCAAAATACGGCCCCGTCTCGCCAGTCGAATTCATCCCGCTTATGGAGCAAAGCGGCTTGATCGTGCCGTTCGGGCAATGGGTTTTCAAAGAAGCCATGCGCCAGTGCAAGGAATGGACGCAGTGGCGGCCGGATTTCGTCATCAGCGTCAACCTTTCCTATTTGCAGGTCATTTCCGACGACATGATGCCTTTCATCGAGGCCACACTGGCAAAGACCGGCCTCAATCCCGGCAATGTGGTGGTGGAATTCACGGAAAGCTGCATGATACGCGAAAATACCCTGCTGCTGGAGATATTCAAAAAAATCCGCAGCCTGGGCATCCGTATCGCCATGGATGATTTCGGAACCGGCTATTCCTCGCTGAGCATGCTGAAAACCTCGCCCGCCGACACCGTCAAAATCGACCGCGTCTTTGTGCGCGACATTCTCAACAGCCGTTTTGACGCCACCTTCATCCGCTTTGTGGTGGCCCTCTGCCATGACGTGGACATCAAAGTTTGTCTGGAAGGCGTGGAGAAGGAAGAAGAGTTGCGACTGGTCCGATCGATGCAACTGGACTATATTCAGGGTTACTTCTTCGGCCGCCCCATGCCCGCCGCCGATTTTCAGCAGCGTTTTTTAAGCGGCGGCGCATAA
- a CDS encoding DMT family transporter — protein MRNVQTRAYGFLALAMIIAGSAVVAGKCMVAAMPVFLAAELGISVSLLILLPLSFLRRHGQPKLDGKTHVALFLQALCGIVLYRAFIFWGLRHTSAAAGGLISSAAPALIALLAFLLLRERMSGKRVASVLSVSIGILAVNLHPFLSGAVQASGAIKGNCLILMAVLCEACFSVMSRAGCGRVSALRGTALMSSYAFICLLPCALYEARGYDFAAMRLSTVLCIGYYGIFVSFLSYVFWFKGIAVVPAGVAAAFTGFVPLSGVLLSGMFLREEISGAHWLGLLFVLLGVGLACLPEAAPASRKAAATQSKI, from the coding sequence ATGAGAAACGTACAAACGCGCGCTTACGGCTTTCTCGCCCTGGCCATGATCATCGCGGGAAGCGCCGTGGTAGCCGGAAAGTGCATGGTCGCTGCCATGCCGGTCTTTCTCGCCGCCGAACTGGGCATATCCGTCAGCCTGCTGATTCTGCTGCCCCTGTCATTTCTGAGGCGGCACGGGCAGCCGAAACTGGACGGCAAAACGCATGTTGCGCTTTTTTTGCAGGCACTGTGCGGCATTGTTCTGTACCGGGCATTTATCTTCTGGGGCCTGCGGCACACCAGCGCGGCGGCCGGAGGACTTATCAGCAGCGCGGCCCCCGCGCTCATCGCGCTTTTGGCCTTTTTGCTGCTGCGCGAAAGGATGTCCGGCAAACGTGTCGCCAGCGTGCTCAGTGTTTCCATCGGCATTCTGGCCGTCAACCTGCATCCTTTTCTGAGCGGCGCCGTACAGGCGTCAGGCGCTATAAAAGGCAATTGCCTGATCCTGATGGCCGTTCTTTGCGAAGCCTGTTTCTCGGTCATGAGCAGAGCCGGTTGCGGCCGGGTGTCGGCATTGCGCGGGACAGCCCTGATGTCGTCCTATGCTTTCATCTGCCTGCTGCCGTGCGCCCTATATGAGGCCAGAGGATACGATTTTGCGGCCATGCGCCTTTCCACGGTGCTCTGCATCGGGTATTACGGAATTTTTGTATCCTTTCTGTCCTATGTTTTCTGGTTCAAAGGCATTGCCGTTGTTCCGGCGGGAGTCGCCGCCGCGTTTACGGGCTTTGTCCCGCTCAGCGGCGTGCTGCTTTCCGGCATGTTTTTACGCGAAGAAATCAGCGGAGCCCACTGGCTGGGCCTGCTGTTCGTTCTGCTTGGCGTCGGTCTGGCCTGCCTGCCGGAAGCCGCGCCGGCTTCCCGGAAGGCTGCGGCAACACAGTCAAAAATATGA
- a CDS encoding HEPN domain-containing protein, with translation MEQLREHFKDFTSSYRGLKNFLLINGELSYQNMIEENLKKSFLLSCASYHENRICHCIENLLINKSRDEKIIHFAKNKGISRQYHTYFDWDKSNANKFLGLFGTEFKELVTNDINSKTELKEAIKAFLEIGNERNMMVHENYLDYSLTKTFEEIEALNDKALFFIRYLQFYFELKSKPPTMQN, from the coding sequence ATGGAACAATTACGAGAACACTTTAAAGATTTTACTTCTAGCTATCGTGGGTTAAAAAACTTTTTATTAATAAATGGTGAACTTTCATATCAAAATATGATTGAGGAAAACCTCAAAAAATCATTTCTATTGTCATGCGCAAGCTATCATGAAAATCGAATTTGCCATTGCATAGAAAACTTACTCATAAATAAATCTCGTGATGAAAAAATAATCCATTTTGCAAAGAATAAAGGAATTAGTCGACAATATCACACATATTTCGACTGGGACAAAAGCAATGCAAATAAATTTCTTGGTCTTTTTGGGACAGAGTTTAAAGAGTTAGTAACTAATGATATAAATTCAAAAACAGAACTTAAAGAAGCTATAAAGGCCTTTCTTGAAATAGGTAACGAAAGAAACATGATGGTTCATGAAAATTATTTGGACTATAGCCTAACAAAAACTTTTGAAGAAATTGAAGCTCTAAATGATAAGGCTTTATTTTTTATTAGATACTTGCAATTCTATTTTGAATTAAAATCTAAACCTCCTACTATGCAAAATTAA
- a CDS encoding DNA-3-methyladenine glycosylase I: protein MCEKIRCAWAGDLPIYIDYHDNEWGRPVHDDNKLFEMLILEGMQAGLSWITVLKKREAFRKAFDGFDPDKVARYGEAKIQELLANEGIIRNRLKMNAAVTNAKAFLEVQKKHGSFDKFIWAYVDYTPIENRREKMADIPATTALSDQISKDLKKMGFKFVGPTVIYAFMQATGMVNDHIKDCFVYQAMKKA, encoded by the coding sequence ATGTGTGAAAAAATCAGATGCGCATGGGCGGGGGACTTGCCCATCTACATTGATTATCATGACAATGAATGGGGGCGGCCTGTACATGACGACAACAAGCTCTTTGAAATGCTGATTTTAGAGGGGATGCAGGCTGGGCTTAGCTGGATTACGGTACTCAAAAAAAGAGAGGCGTTCCGGAAGGCATTTGATGGATTTGATCCGGACAAGGTGGCTCGTTACGGCGAAGCAAAAATACAGGAGCTGCTGGCAAACGAAGGGATCATCAGAAACCGCCTCAAAATGAATGCCGCCGTAACGAATGCCAAAGCATTTCTGGAAGTACAGAAAAAGCACGGAAGCTTTGATAAGTTCATCTGGGCATATGTGGATTATACGCCGATTGAGAATCGTCGCGAGAAGATGGCAGATATACCGGCCACGACAGCGCTCTCGGATCAAATCAGCAAGGATTTGAAAAAAATGGGATTTAAATTTGTTGGCCCAACGGTTATCTATGCATTCATGCAAGCGACGGGTATGGTGAATGACCATATAAAGGATTGCTTTGTTTATCAGGCGATGAAGAAGGCATAA
- the pdxR gene encoding MocR-like pyridoxine biosynthesis transcription factor PdxR produces MWLELDADTGIPLRRQIYERIKTLILHGDLKAEEKLPSSRGLAKDLGIARQTVLDAYEQLLAEGYLAARPGSGTRVAQGIAPTASLSGTPAGFMGQKWQRADVSRPDEVNFRSGIPALDKFPQEEWGRLYRHVCRSLPAAAFRYCGPGGIWELREAITAYLFRMRGIRVPPERVMITSGSTQGLRIVARLLRRNSSAVLVEDPAHRGLLEVVVRAGYTVEGLRADERGLDTSALRTLSRERAGRVAFAYVTPSHQYPLGGILPVQRRQALIGFARDAGCHIVEDDYDSEFRYEGAPVSSLYELAPETVIYLGSFSKIMAPALRLGFAIVPDALRAAWEPEKMYTDVHTDALSQYTLAAFISSGGLERHIRKMKKLYQRKRAHLLQSLARHFGSRFEVRGQAAGLHLVAAFPDVVFTEELLAALRARGVRAVPVEDYSLCRDGAHAHELVLGYSHLSEEDLDKGVALLKEALAAHWRLSSA; encoded by the coding sequence ATGTGGCTTGAACTTGATGCCGACACGGGCATCCCCCTGCGCAGACAGATATATGAGCGGATAAAAACGCTCATCTTGCACGGCGATCTGAAGGCGGAAGAAAAGCTGCCCTCCAGCAGGGGGCTGGCGAAAGATTTGGGCATAGCGCGGCAGACCGTGCTGGATGCGTATGAGCAGCTTCTGGCCGAGGGCTATCTTGCAGCCCGGCCCGGCTCTGGGACCAGGGTCGCCCAGGGCATAGCCCCCACCGCATCACTGTCTGGAACCCCCGCCGGCTTTATGGGGCAAAAATGGCAGCGGGCCGACGTTTCCAGACCGGATGAAGTCAATTTCCGTTCCGGCATTCCAGCCCTGGACAAGTTCCCGCAAGAGGAGTGGGGCAGGCTTTACCGGCACGTCTGCCGAAGCCTGCCCGCCGCCGCGTTCCGCTACTGCGGTCCCGGCGGCATATGGGAGTTGCGTGAGGCCATTACGGCCTATCTTTTCCGTATGCGCGGCATTCGGGTGCCGCCGGAACGGGTGATGATAACCTCCGGCTCGACCCAGGGGCTACGGATTGTGGCCCGGCTCTTGCGGCGCAACAGCAGCGCTGTGCTGGTGGAAGATCCCGCCCATAGGGGCCTGCTGGAAGTCGTCGTCAGAGCCGGATACACGGTGGAAGGCCTGCGGGCCGACGAACGCGGGCTGGATACCTCCGCGTTGCGGACATTAAGCCGGGAGCGGGCCGGACGTGTGGCTTTTGCCTATGTGACACCGTCGCATCAGTATCCTCTGGGCGGTATCCTGCCGGTGCAGCGGCGCCAGGCTTTGATCGGCTTTGCCCGTGATGCCGGATGCCATATTGTGGAGGACGATTATGACAGCGAATTTCGCTATGAAGGGGCTCCTGTCAGCTCACTGTATGAGCTCGCGCCTGAAACGGTGATCTATCTGGGATCGTTCAGCAAAATCATGGCCCCGGCCTTGCGCCTGGGCTTCGCCATTGTGCCGGACGCCCTGCGCGCAGCCTGGGAGCCGGAAAAAATGTATACGGATGTGCACACGGACGCCCTGTCGCAGTACACGCTGGCCGCTTTCATCAGCAGCGGCGGCTTGGAGAGGCACATCCGGAAAATGAAAAAGCTCTATCAGCGGAAAAGGGCGCACCTGCTGCAAAGTTTGGCGCGGCACTTTGGCAGCCGCTTTGAGGTCAGGGGGCAGGCGGCCGGATTACACCTGGTGGCGGCTTTTCCCGATGTTGTTTTTACGGAGGAACTTCTGGCCGCGCTTCGGGCGCGCGGCGTCCGGGCCGTGCCGGTGGAAGACTATTCCCTGTGCCGCGACGGCGCGCATGCCCATGAACTTGTTCTGGGTTATTCGCATCTGAGCGAAGAGGATTTGGACAAGGGCGTGGCCCTGCTCAAAGAAGCGCTTGCCGCCCATTGGCGTCTGTCCTCCGCGTAA
- a CDS encoding LysR family transcriptional regulator produces MRYLPGMTNALLNASDTHLLHCFAVVAEEKNLHRAAERLLMSQPPLSRQIKKLEERLGLTLFIRHTRGLILTEDGARALEIIRPLLRLQEKTFTRLAALANPGAKVVALGLTTAFEQGVFSGLEARLRGLYASQLRLTRGTSPRLARDVRKGRLDAALVALPLEAPGLVLRPLPYDEPLLAALPERWPEARCGALSLRTLNGKPLFWFRRESNPAFFDRMRGVFAHAGFAPAFLEEPAEHDVLLARIASGEGMSLLPASFAAIRRKGVVFTPLAETAPLQIQLGLATLAGRDDVADTLVRELATAFPAHRKSGLNGLGAKT; encoded by the coding sequence ATGCGATACCTTCCAGGTATGACGAACGCCCTGCTCAACGCTTCCGACACGCACTTGCTGCACTGCTTTGCCGTGGTAGCCGAAGAAAAAAATCTGCATCGGGCGGCGGAACGCCTGCTGATGTCACAGCCGCCCCTGAGCCGCCAGATCAAAAAACTGGAAGAGCGTCTGGGGCTGACGCTTTTCATCCGGCATACCAGAGGATTGATTTTGACCGAAGACGGGGCGCGGGCTTTGGAGATCATCCGCCCGTTGCTGCGATTGCAGGAGAAAACCTTCACGCGGTTGGCGGCCCTGGCGAATCCCGGAGCAAAAGTCGTTGCCCTCGGCCTGACAACGGCTTTTGAGCAGGGTGTTTTTTCCGGTCTGGAAGCGCGTCTGCGCGGCCTGTACGCCTCACAACTGCGCCTGACGCGGGGAACCTCGCCCCGGCTGGCGCGTGACGTGCGCAAAGGCAGGCTGGACGCCGCTCTGGTGGCCCTGCCACTGGAAGCGCCCGGCCTTGTTCTTCGCCCCTTGCCGTATGACGAGCCGCTGCTGGCGGCCCTGCCGGAGCGTTGGCCCGAAGCCCGTTGCGGCGCACTGTCACTCCGGACCTTGAACGGCAAGCCTTTGTTCTGGTTCCGACGGGAGAGCAATCCGGCATTCTTTGATCGCATGCGGGGCGTTTTTGCCCATGCGGGTTTTGCGCCCGCCTTTCTGGAGGAACCGGCGGAGCACGACGTCCTGCTGGCCCGTATCGCTTCCGGCGAGGGTATGAGCCTGTTGCCCGCCTCATTCGCGGCCATCCGGAGGAAAGGCGTCGTTTTCACGCCACTGGCGGAAACCGCGCCGCTACAAATTCAACTTGGCCTGGCGACGCTTGCGGGCAGGGATGACGTTGCGGACACGCTTGTACGGGAGCTGGCAACGGCATTTCCGGCACACCGAAAGTCCGGCCTTAACGGACTTGGCGCGAAGACTTGA
- a CDS encoding acyl-CoA thioesterase, with product MRIFTQKITVGAQDIDIQNRVSNLCYVNWMQDLAIQHSTAVGWGMERYEAVGQSWVVRQHTITYKRPAFLGEVITAATWVASFAPRQSLRRYLFWRGADQVVLAEAETNWVYIDLASGRPIRLPDEMRAAFEMVEDAGEVLRLLGA from the coding sequence ATGCGTATCTTTACACAAAAAATAACTGTCGGCGCTCAGGATATCGACATCCAGAACCGCGTGAGCAATCTGTGCTATGTGAACTGGATGCAGGATCTGGCCATACAGCACTCCACAGCCGTGGGCTGGGGTATGGAGCGCTACGAGGCTGTGGGTCAGAGCTGGGTGGTCAGGCAGCATACCATCACCTACAAGCGCCCGGCATTTCTGGGCGAGGTCATCACGGCGGCCACCTGGGTGGCCTCGTTCGCGCCCCGGCAGAGTCTGCGCCGCTATCTGTTCTGGCGCGGCGCGGATCAGGTTGTGCTGGCCGAGGCGGAAACCAACTGGGTCTATATTGATCTCGCAAGCGGCCGTCCCATCAGGCTGCCCGACGAAATGCGCGCCGCCTTCGAGATGGTGGAAGACGCCGGTGAAGTTCTACGGCTGTTGGGCGCATAG